The Citrus sinensis cultivar Valencia sweet orange chromosome 4, DVS_A1.0, whole genome shotgun sequence DNA segment gcagatcctgacATGCTTGACTTCTGGTCTCGTCATAAAATAGACTTTGAGATTtagtgagcctttgcatgctttagaaatttttataacatttgAGGGTCTGCTCGCAttcgcttggtcgagcagatcctggcacgatTAGCTTCTGATCTCGctataaaacaggctttgagacttaaTGAGTCTTTGCATGTCTTAGGCATTTTTATAACATTTGAGGGTCTGCTCGTCTTTgtttggtcgagcagatcctagCATGTTTgacttctggtctcgccataaaacaagTTTTGAGACTtagtgagcctttgcatgccttagaaatttttatacCATTACAACTAACTGAAATTCCTCATCGTTTCATTAATTACTGAATTCAACTTACACGAGATTGATTTAACATAAAACGAATAAATACAAGAGCAAAAAGAAATAACTTTAAAGCATGAACTAGTCTTACTGAAAATATTCCCTGAGGTGTGCTGCATTCCAGGGGCGTTTCACCTCGTGGCCATCCGCGTGGATAAGCTTATAGGCTCCGTTTGGTCCAAGTACTCCTTGTGTCGAGTCTTTCGTGTTCTGATTCACCCTCCTTAGCACCCAATTGCTGACCTTGAATTGTCGTATACACACCTTCTGGTTGTAATACCGAGCAACCATCTGCTGGTAGACGGCTGATCGCTTCGATGCTTGCTCCCTCATCCCGGTCAACAAATCCAGATTCAAGCACATCTAGTCGTTGTTTTCCTGCTCATCGAAGTGATCTGTCCGGTGCGTGGTCGTCCCTATCTCGACCGATACAACAGCTTCATGTCCGAAGGCCAAGGCGAACGGAGTTTCGTCGGTTGCTGTTTTGTGAGTTGTCCTATATGCCTATAATACACCTGGAAGCTCATCAACCCATGCACCCTTTTTTGCTCCAagcctggttttcaaaagcctcttgattatcttgttggctgcttctacttgtccGTTAGACTGAAggtgagcaggcgagcaatacttcagctcTATCCCAAGGTTCTGGCAGAAGTCCCTGAAGTTATGGTTATCAAACTACCTGCCATTGTCTGCTATCAGGGCATAAGGGATCCCGTACCGACAGACCAAGTTTCTCCATACGAAGTCAGTCGTCTTTttctctgtgatcctgctGAGGGCTTCTACCTCTATCCACTTCGTGAAATAGTCTATTGCTACTATTGCATGTGTTGCTGCCCCTCGTCCCTTTGGCAACGGCCcaattaaatcaattctcCATTGAGCAAATGGCCATGGTGAGGCCATAGAAgtgagcttctctggtggCTGGGTAGAGAAATTTGTAAAACTCTAGCAACTCCTGGCTTTCTCCtgcgcatcctggtgcatcgtcggccagaaatatccctgccttaAAGCTTTGTGGGCAAGGGACCTCGCGCCAGAATGGTTTCCGCAAACTCCTTCATGTACTTCTCTTAGTACGTAATCTGCGTCGTCTTCATCCAAACACCGAAGGAACGGTGGTGTATCCCTGCCTTAGAGCTTTGTGGGCAAGGGACCTCGCGCCAGAATGGTTTTTGCAAACTCCTTCATGTACTTCTCTTAGTACGTAATCTGCGTCGTCCTCATCCAAACACCGAAGGAACGGTGGTGTATCCCCGCCGATATAACACCCCATCAATTATTGTGTACCTCGATGCCTAAGCTCTGATCTTCCGAGCTCGTAACTTATCTGGTGGTAATACCTCATCCCTAATGTATGAGATCATTGGGTCCATCCATGAGCATTTCTGATCTATCCGCAGCACCTCCAAATTCTGCTCGATGCTAGGGCTGGATTTCACCTCTAAAGGGACCGACTTAGGCAGTTTTGGATCTGCTACAGCTGCCAGCCTGGCCAGAATATCTGCTCGACTATTCTCCTCCATTgggatttgtatcacctcaACGGCCTCAAACTTCCCAATCATCTGCTTGACTTTCTTCAAGTATTGTTCCATCTTCCCATCTCTCGGCTGAAACATTTCACTGACATGATTTGCAACCAGTTGGGAATTAGTTCGGATTTTCACCCTAACCGCTTTCACTGCCTTAGCCAATTCCAAGCCTGCTATTAGAGCTTCGTATTCTGCCCGGTTATTTGTGGCTGTGAACTCCAACCttacagcataagagatctTCTCCCCTTCTAGGCCTTCCAAAACAATCTCTACTCCAGACCCCTGCTCCTCTGAGGATCTATCCACTAACACCTGCCATCCCCGGTCTTCGTTGTTGACTGTAGCAGCATCCAGCTGGTCGAAACCTATTTCGGGCTTTGCGAATTCTGCCACGAAATCGGCCATTGCCTGGGCCTTTATTGCTGCTCGGGGTTTGTAACTTATGTCGAACTCACTCAATTCTATGGCCCATTTTACTAGCCGACCAGAAGCATCCGGCTTGTGTAGAGTCTGTCATAAAAGTTGGTTTATTATTACCGAGACAGGGAATGCTTGAAAGTATGGCCTCAGCTTCCGAACAGCAACCACAAGAGCAAGTGCCAATTTCTCTAACGGTGGGTATCTGGTCTCGACATTGAGCAGGGCCTTACTCGTGCAATATATCGGATATTGAAccccttcttcttctttcacCAGAACAGAACTCGTGGTATGATTCGATACCGCCATATATAGGAACAGCACGTTCCCATCCCGCAGTGTGGACAACAGAGGTGCTTACTGCAAATATTGCTTCAAATTCTGGAAGGCTTCTTCGCATTCAGGGGTctattatgttttcttttctctccttatcacttgaaagaatgtCTGGCACTTATCTGTCGCCTTGGATATAAACCGACTCAATGCCGCCAACCTCCCTGTAAGGCTTTGTATCTCCTTCAGGTTACGAGGAGATCTCATCTGTACGATTGCCTGGATCTTCTCGGGATTCACTTCGATCCCCCGATGACTCACCATGAACCCAAGGAATTTATCCGACTCGACTCCAAAGGCACACTTCTTAGGGTTGAGCTTTATCTTGTACTTCCTCAAAAGTCCGAATGTCTCCTCGAGGTGCTCGACATGTTCCTTCGGGTTTTTTGATTTGGTTATCATGTCGTCCACATACACCTCTATTGTTCTCCCAATCAACGATTTAAGAATTTTGTTCACCAACCTTTGGTATGTGGCACCCGTATTTTTAAGACCAAACGACATtaccctgtaacagaacaaaCCCTGGTTAGTGATAAATGtcgtgctctcctcatcctgctcgAACATTAAGATTTGGTTGTATCTCAAAAATGCATCCATGAAGCTAAGCAGGTCATGCCCGGCTGTTGAGTCAACCAGCTGGTCGATCTTGAGTAGGAGAAAACTATCTTTCGGGCACGTCTTATTAAGGTCTGTGAAATCTAGACACATCCTCTATTTACCATTAGCCTTTTTCACTAAAACAACATTCGATATCCACTCAGGATAGTTAacttcccgaatgaaccctgcCTTCAATAGCTTCTCCACCTCGCCATTTCTagcctcatacctctcctggttgaaACACCTTCTTTTTTGTCTTATCATCCgagcacctttctttattgccaaCCTATGGCAGGCGACCTCAAGGTCGATTCCCAACATGTCTGCATGTGTCCAAGCAAACCAGCTCCCGCTTCTGCTCATCTTTAAGCCTCGATCCGATTCGGATTGTTTTTTCTGAATCACCTTGTTCCAAGCTTACTATTTCCAGCTCCTCTACATGCTCATGTCTGCCATTCTTGGCTCCCACTCGAGTATCAAGTGACATAATCTGCATTGCTTCCCTTGATGCTGTGGAGTAACAGCTTCGGGCAATTCTCTGATCTCCTCGTACTATACTGACCACTCCATTCACCCAATACTTGAGAGCTAGATAATGGTTGCAAAGTACTGCTTTGGTCATCCTCAGAAAGGGGCAGCCTAGAATCATCTGGTAAAGACCCTCTTCATCGACAACTACAAAATCTAGTATCATAGTCTTTTCTGTTGGGGGGCTGCCAATTGTGATGGGAAGTTCGACCACTCATAGAGGAGCCAGCTTTCCTTCTCCAAATCCCTTCAAGGAGGTATTAGTATGCTCTAACCTCAGATCTACTATTCCTATTTTCTCCAGAGTTGACTTGAACACAACATCGACCGAGCTTCCCGTGTCTACCAGACTccggtcaaacttcttgctagcaGCGGTGGCTTTAATAACTAAGGCATCCTCATGTGGATATAGAATCCCTTCTTCGTCCTCATCTGTCCACATGATCGGAACTTGCCTGGTTCTTGCTCGCTTGGCTGTTGGGGTATTGAAGAACACTTATTTTCTAGTCATGGCATACCTAGCGTAGTTCTTCCTCGATATGTTGGAATCTCTGGCCAATGTTGGGCCCCCAATAATTACTCTTACCATAGGCTGCTCGTGGTTCATGTGCCTATCATTTTACTCCCCTTCACATGATGAGGCCACTATCAAGAAAGTCTCATCTACGAAATTGTCCAGGTAtcgatttctcaccaaatcttcaaCATGAGTCTTGAGATCTCTGCATTCAGTTGTGGTATGACCGTGGGTGCCATGGAACTTGAAATAGCGTCCCCTATCTCTCCTGttgggtagctttgttattggggTAGGGAGGTACAGTAATTCCCGTTCCTTTATAGCCTCATACACCTCGTCCAGGGGCATCTTCAAGGAAGTATATCGCCCATAATATTGGCTCTGGTCGATCATGTGTAACGCCATTTTCCTGTTGGTGCCGTTCTGAACTGAATGGGGGTAACGGTGCTTCTGGTCTACTTCCTCTACCACCATGTGGGTGTGGATGAGGATGACTATATGTTGGGTCATGCCTTCTTCATGAATCTCTGGCTGGTGATCGAGGAGGTTGCACTCTGCTGCGCTGATATTGGGGTGGTCTTTGATAAGGCTGGTAAGAGGTGACCCGGCCTCCTGCACCACTGCCTGAGGCATGATGATCCTTCCTCTTAATCGGCCCATTTCCTGGTAAGgctctcttctctttcctcctcAACCCTTCCAACTAATCTGTCTTAATCCGTGCCGCCTTTTCCTCCTCAATCTCTATGTCCCTCTTGGCCTGCTCGTAAGCGGCTAAATATGTCTAAATAGCTGGATTCCTCAAATTGTACCACAGCCATCCTATCTTCACCCATTCTTTCAATCCCCTTAATGCTTGAGAAtggttgaaggctcccaaATCGAGGACAGCACGATGGAACCTtttgatgaattcccgaagggtttcCTCCTCTCCCTGCTTCATGCTCGTCAGCGTCATCATATCATCCTCAGGCTCCTTTGTCCCACAAAACTGCTCTGTAAATTCTTGGCACATCTGCTCAAAGGATTTAAGGCTCCCTCGAGGAAGTTTTCGGTACCACTCACGTGATTTTCTCTCTAGAGACAGCGAGAACACCCAGCATCTTTAAGCTTGGGATCATCTTTGCACCTTAGTTATGTCGTTAaagcgctctatgtgcacCAACGGATCGGTTCGCCTCGAGTATCTGAGGTCTGGGAGGCGAAAATCCCTCGAAATGACTGCCCTCATGATTTCTAGCGAGAGCGGGGATTCTCcatccagcattatcctccaaccaggtGCTCTGCTCCGTCCTTACATGTCATCTATTATCTGTGCTAATCTGCGCACTTCTTCTACCAGCTGTACGGCACGACCAGATTCACGTGCTGCGACCTGATCTCGCTCTTATTCAACATCATGCAAGTGTTGCTGGAGTTCTCTTTCCTCTGCATTCGCCATTCCATCATCGTTATCAAAGATTTACCTCCCTGGGGATTAATCTTCTCCTCTATGGCTTTCTCCCCGTAGAGATGAGTTACCCCCCTCACCACCAAATCTTCTGGTGGTCCGACCTTTCACTATATTGTCGTGCCCTGGTATTATTCCGCCATTTCTCACCCCTCCTCTTGAACTCCCCTTCGTTCACTTCTCAGCTCGTGTAGGATGGTTGTCAGGATCTCCATCTGTTTCTCCATCCGCTCATACATTGCTTTCTCCCGTGCTTCATTGGTTATCTCTCTCAACGTCACGGACTCGTTAAGCCTCAAGTCACCTCCTTGTGCACTACCTCCTCTTACATCCATTGTTCCCTCACTTCCTttcctctttctctctctattaACAGAAGTTTTTTGCTCAGCTCCCCACAGACAGCgtcaaaatgttgatgcgagattctggttatCTGCTCGTCCTtgaccaggatctctcctcaACTAACTCTTCAAAGACTAGGATCTCTTCTCGTAAGATTTCCTCTCCGCAGACTCCTACGTACACAAAGACAGGTCAGAGAACGCCGGGTGTTTTCCCgacgtaaaccctccgatgctcAAGTCAGAAACGTAGGTTTTGTCTTCTTAGGAAACAAGGCCACTAATATAATGGCTTTTTTATGATATCTCAAATAGAAAGCTCTCTTTTCTAGCTCTAATCTCAAAAAGTCTAACCTGTTTACCTTCGTTGGTTACCTTTTTATATGCTTCCTTTGACTTCGGCCCTTCCTGCAATCCACGTCCACCACCCCTCTCAACACTCGGAAGTGGGTGCGTCATTATCATAGTTGTGGCTGAGTGGACTTCATGCCTTGATTCTCAGGCAGCAATGCACGTCTTGCCAACCGTCATTGACCGgggccccccccccccccccccctctcaGCCTCTAGCAGGAATGGCCTTATGCTCCTAGCAGGAGGCCAACTCCCGCCATGGCCCCGTGGAGGGTGCATTCGTGAACGAGTAGAATATTCCTGTTCGGGGTCATCTGCTACTAGACTTCGGCTCAATATTCCTGTTCGTGGTCACCTACTACCAGACTTCTGCAGAATATTCCTGTTCTTAGTCACCTGCTACCAGAAATTTGCTCATCATGGTTGGTCTTGTCGAAGTATATCCCCCAAACACATTATCTTAAGAAGAAGGTTTCGGGAATACCCATTCCTCTCGCTGAGTATTTTGTCAGGGACTGTAATCTTTATGAGACAAAACCCTCTGAGATTTGGGATTCACATGGAAGACCCTTTTTAAATGCTGATGAGGATCTGTATTTCTTCACCCGCAAAGGAAGGATGCCGGTAAAGACATTGTAAGCGGCCATTGCAAAATCAAAATCGGCTCCAAGAAATGGTTTCGTTATGAAAAGAAAGGTTCTGAGGATCATGGGGCTTGGATCATGCATGAATACACTCTAGATTTGTCCAAGAATCAAGCTACCAATTATGTGCTTTGTAGGCTCCGAAAGAACCAACCAACTGGCCAAGATAAGAAGTACGGTTctgcaaagaaaagaaagttaaatGATATTCAACACAATAGTAATCAATCTAAACAAGTGACAGATACTAAGGTGGAGAGGGTTTTGACCCACCAACAAAATCAGCAACAGAACTATGTGCACTATCAAGAAGTAAGTTGCAGCAATACTGGCATGATGAATGAGCAGAGCTTATCTGGTGGAATGGGCTTTGCAAGCAGTGTTATTGAACATTCTATTGTGACTGATCAAATGCAACAACATCAATATGAACAAATGACAGATATTGAGGTGGAGAGGGTTTTGACCCACCAACAAAATCAGCAACAGAACTATGTGCACTATCAAGAAGTAAGTTGCAGCAGTACTGGCATGATGAGTGAGCAGAGCTTATCTGGTGGAATGGGCTTTGCAAGTAGTGTTGCTGAACATTCTGGTGTGACTGATCAAATGCATAAACATTAGTGTCAACAGATACTAGTTCAGAATTCATAATGTCATTACGAACCATCTATAGAGATAATGATGAGTCATTTTGATAAGATGTTATCTATCCAGCAATGTGACTCCGGAAACAACTTGCTTCAAAGTGGAGAAACTGGTGGAGAAACCTTGGCCATTTCATTTGATTATGAAAGCAGCATTGATTATGAGTAGGAATCAATTCATCAGTTGCTTCAGTCTGACTTGGTGCTGGACTTAGAAGATATCTTGTTGTAACTGAATTATGAGAgaaatttgtgttttattaACTGTAATGATCCTTCACGATGTAATTTGACCATTTCGTCATTTATAAATTGTATAgctttattcatttattttgttaatatgcATTGTATCATTTATATTGTTGATCTGCAAGTATCCCATCCTTGTACTTCTGTGGCATCATGCTGAATAACCACCATTCAATGTCAATATGATGCTCTCTATTGTAACTGGTGAATAAAAACTGAGAAAATTGCTTCATTGCATGTTCTGGTCGTAGTTTAATTTTCGCAACACTTTTAGGTAGGAACGCCATCTATCGACTAGGCTCATTATTTTGTACCCTACAAAGACTTTATTTGCAAGCTAGACACACCTCACATGCTGGAAATTTAGAAATAGAATGACGGAATTGCTTGACTAGCAAATTGACATCCATGTCAAGTAAGTATCTCATAGTTTATCATCTAACTATAGAGAAGAATTTGTGGGGAAAAACAAGAATTCAGTTGCAGGTAATCGAATTATTCCTTGGCCATGCGGCAGATGTTCCAAAGGGTTTGGAAGTAAATGCCATAAACGAGCGGACACAGTGCACTTGACCTGCTGCTGATTTTCCCAAGTGAAGCTGGAGATAGAGAAATCGTATTTAGTTAATTGTTAGAAAAAATAAGCGTAGCCAATTtgaaaaaaacccaaaaatgtttgagttaattatataaatttccCTGTAGACTACaggtattttaataatttgtagcAATTCATTTGTCACCAAAGAAACACATTTAATCAACTGGTGAgtcttgttcttttctttttttatatattttattttagtgatccttgttcttttttaattacctTCACTCACAGTCAAGTGgcgcaaatgataaaacacaGAGCTTTACTCTTGTTTCAATTGCAACTGGGATCAGGCAACTGGAAGCCATTTTCTTctgatcattttcttaaattcaataGTTTTTCTATACAACACGGGTTGATAGTGATACGAATGGATGCTGAAAGAAGGAGATTACCTCGCCACTCAAGAAGCCCGCTAAAcatgagaagaaaattttttgtcATGGGCTAGTTACATACAGTTAACATGAGAAGAAAATTTAACAACGTAGCTAGACTCGTTTGCTGCTGTGGTATTTACTGTGGCcccttttttttgggtttatctttttatatcaCAGGTTTGTGAGTTGGTAAGTAAAAATGGGAAACGCAGACTTGCTTTTTCGTTCCTTGTGTCGGAGGCTGTGTCAGTTGTACTGGATCATGTATTTGGAAATAGCAAATGGGCTCCTCTCGCTGCATTTCTCCTGTCCGCATTTGGTTTTGCCATAAACATCTATGCATGTTTCttggaaagaagaagaagaagcaacgTCAGAGCAATCAGATCACAATCTGATCTGCAGCTTGAGATAGTAGATATCGTGTTCTCTGCACTTCAGTTT contains these protein-coding regions:
- the LOC107177794 gene encoding uncharacterized protein LOC107177794, whose product is MWTDEDEEGILYPHEDALVIKATAASKKFDRSLVDTGSSVDVVFKSTLEKIGIVDLSPPTEKTMILDFVVVDEEGLYQMILGCPFLRMTKAVLCNHYLALKYWVNGVVSIVRGDQRIARSCYSTASREAMQIMSLDTRVGAKNGRHEHVEELEIVSLEQGDSEKTIRIGSRLKDEQKRELDEESTTFITNQGLFCYRVMSFGLKNTGATYQRLVNKILKSLIGRTIEVYVDDMITKSKNPKEHVEHLEETFGLLRKYKIKLNPKKCAFGVESDKFLGFMVSHRGIEVNPEKIQAIVQMRSPRNLKEIQSLTGRLAALSRFISKATDKCQTFFQTLHKPDASGRLVKWAIELSEFDISYKPRAAIKAQAMADFVAEFAKPEIGFDQLDAATVNNEDRGWQVLVDRSSEEQGSGVEIVLEGLEGEKISYAVRLEFTATNNRAEYEALIAGLELAKAVKAVRVKIRTNSQLVANHVSEMFQPRDGKMEQYLKKVKQMIGKFEAVEVIQIPMEENSRADILARLAAVADPKLPKSVPLEVKSSPSIEQNLEVLRIDQKCSWMDPMISYIRDEVLPPDKLRARKIRA